The following DNA comes from Diceros bicornis minor isolate mBicDic1 chromosome 7, mDicBic1.mat.cur, whole genome shotgun sequence.
CTCTTCAGAAGCTTAGCCTTGTATTCATCCATCTTCCTCTGAAAGCCAGTGATTAGTCTATTCTACCTGTAGCCTTACCTGGGAACCAGTGTTCCTAAAGCCTGCGGCTCTTGGTCATTGGGAGAGGAAGTAATGTCTTCATGGAAAGCAGCCTCCTCCCCAGGGCGTAGCTGTGTGGGAAGTCCATGGCAGTAGGACAGTGGCCTGTGGCGGGAAGAGGCCCCACTGCATGGATAAGGACATCAGGGGGGTACTGGGCAGTGAGGCCACCATAGCTGGAACCACCTTTTGTCCATTGAGCAGCCACTGTGACCCAGCAGTTCTGGAGGTGGCTTTGCTAATGTGCGCTTACCTCTCGGCTGGATGTCCCCATTTCTGAATGACCCTAGCTATTAATGTCAGCACCATGGAAGTCATCTTCTTTGTCCTGCTCAGCCAAGCCCAGTGCCAGGGATGACCCAGatgactgcccagccctgccctgtgaaAGTGCGAGTGGCTTGCGTCATCCCAGCAAGCCATGAAATGGCCTCTCCTGCTGGCAGGAAGGGGAGCCAGCACCGTCTTGTGGAGGTGACACGGGCTCCTGTGACCAGGCACTAGCACGTGACTGAGATTACAGGCTGCTCCGTGCATGCCCAGGCACAGAGCTTGGCAAGCAGAGCACAGTAGGATTTCAGGCCCCGTTGCTCCTGTCAGCCGGGTGCCACACAGAGCCCAGGCTGCCGTTATCATCCATGTCCTGGAAATCATGAGTGAGTACGCACTGCTCGTGCAGCAGACCGCGGAGGACACTGGTGTTTGCAGACTGATCCTTGAAGTCTTTGTGAGCAGATGCTCTGCCCCCGCGTTATTCAGTCGGGCCATTGGCTTAAGGTGGAGAGACAGGTGGATGAGTTGTAGCCCCTGGACCTGGCGGGGCCCTGCCTCTTGCTCAGTCTAGTCCCTCCACCCTTCCTTTAGAACTACCACTGCCACCCTCCGGCCTGTGGTGCATGCCTTCTGTGATGAGACACTCACCGTCCCAGCCAGCTTGAATTGTTAGGAGCTGGTTTCCTGTCCTCTGGTCCTGGTCATGCCCTCAGGGAGTCCCACGTGCAGCTGTGCGCTCTTAGGCAGGTGGGCTGCTTTAGGTAAACTGAGGCCTTGACTCAGAAGCTTGTCTGTTGAGTAGTGTTTTCTCCTGTGCCCTGGCAGCTGAGGGTTCAGGGAGTGAGGCTGTTCTGTGCATGCCTCCAGATCACAATTGGGGCTCCTCTTGAATGCAGAGCAGCCCATGGGTATCAGGAGAGGCCTTCCCAGATGTCAAGTAGGTAAGACAGctgtcttaaaaataaaaatatgcagaGTTCTTATAGGTTGTGGCCAGGGAGGCAGGTGGGGAAGCCAGAGGTGGGTGGTGGGCTGTTTGCAGTCCACTTTAACACAAGACACAAGTCTTTTGGATGAGCTGAAGGGACATTTCGAGTCAATGACTGTTCCAGCGAGGAAGGGCTTCTGCTGTCTTGGGGATGATTTGACCTCAGCTTTCCCCCTTACACACTTCCTGTACTCATCTGCTCACAAGCACGCCCACCTGTCACACAGGCGTTTGCGTGCGTGTGTATCCAGGTATGCGCTCACACATTTAGATGCACTCACACATTTGGACACCTCCTGTGCGTGCACAGGGGTGAGACAGACTTGCAGCTTCACACATAAACCTAGTGCACTCTGGCATGCGTGTGCAGGTGCCCACACACGGGTCTCGTTCAGGGGCACGCTCCAGCGTAACTGGGCTAGGGCAGCTGGGGGTTTCCAGAGCTCAGATCCTCAGGCTCcaaccccatccccacccccaccctgcagctGTCCTGACCTTGTCTTCTGTAGAATTTGGGCCTAGGACTCATGCATGTGTCTTGGACTAGAAAGATAGCTAAGTGGTTGGAGTTCCTTACTGGGGCTCTGCCTTCCTGGGAGGCAGGGCCAGTCTCTGGGAGATGATGCTGCCCATCCCAAGACCTTAGTGACTGTAGGATTTGATGCCCTGGTGCTGTCTGCGCCACATCTGTGGCCAGGGAAGGGCAGTGGCTGGTTGCTGGGCTGTGCATTGATGCGCTGTGTCCCCACCCAGCCCTAGCCCTGCCCTGTGAGATTGGTTGGTGTCTTAGCTTCACTCTCCCAGATGAGGGGACCCTCAGCCCTCTaagtggggaagggggtgggcagtgtcagcacCTCCACTCTGCCACCTGGAGAGCCAGGAGTTTGCTTTGAACAGATGGGGAGAGGATCTGCCCCAGAGGACCCCGCATCCTCCAGAAAGGAtggaaagggggagggaagagCTGGTGAGATCCGAGAGGGGGCTGCAGGGACAGGCCTCTGGGTCTGAAGCCAGGCCTTGGGCCTAGCTTGTACCTGATGCCTCTGGACAGGTTCCCCTGGATCtcagtcaggcctggccctgctcaCAGGCCCAAGGGGGAAGTCTCCTCCTGTACTCACTGGGGCCAGGCCGACTGGGAAGTCCTTGGGGCAGCGGAATCCCAGTAGGAGATCAGCTCCCAAAGGGCAGAAATGTTGCTCACCCTTTTCTGTCTCAAGCTGGTTCCCAGACAGTAGCCTCACCGTTCCTCCCTCTCCCATGTGCCCAGGAGCCATGATGGGAGGGGTTTCAAGAACCCGGTTGTGCTGGGGGTGGGCTCTGGGCTGTATCCTGGTGCCTTGTGGGCAGGCCCTGAacacccctctctccctctgcagtGTCTTAGATGATGAGGGCAGCAACCTGAGGCAGCAGAAGCTTGACCGGCAGGTGAGTGAGGCTGGGATCAGGCGGCAGGGCAGTCAGCACTCACGGTCCTGGCCAGAGTCTGGGCTGGGGTCTCcaagggcagagggggagggcTGTCCCTTTCCTGGGGTGAGCCTGTCTGGCAGGGAGAAGCAGCTCTCCCCTTTTCCAGCTCAGCATTAGCACTGCCGCAGTACATGGGGCTTCGGCCGGGCCGGCAGCTGGGGTGACTGCAGTTAGAGGGCCGGATGTCTGCGTGATCCTGCCAGGGCAGCTACCTGGGCTGGATTTTGCCTGCCTTTCCTGGACCCCAAGTCTCGGGGCACCAAGGACATGAGGCCTTGGCCCAGAGTGGGCTGTGGACCCCAATGCGACCGACCTCTAGAACCCAGCTGAGCGAGCAGGGCCTTCTCCCTGGTCCCAGTCTGGGTGCCCTTCCTCTGGGTGGAGGTGGTGAGCTGTCCTTTAGGGTGCACCAACCTCTGTGCCTGTCCGGTGCCTCTGTAGCGGGCACTGCTGGAGCAGAAGCAGAAGAAGAAGCGCCAGGAGCCCCTGATGGTGCAGGCCAATGCCGACGGGCGGCCCCGGAGCCGGCGGGCCCGGCAGTCGGAAGAGCAGGCCCCCCTGGTGGAGTCCTACCTCAGCAGCAGCGGCAGCACCAGCTACCAAGGTACACTCTGCTCTTGGGGCAGCTGGGGACAGCCAGCCTGGGAAGCCCTTGTGCTGTGGCTTCACACCTCAGCACTGCTTTGGGGAGCCCCTCAGGGACTTCTTGCTGACCTGGGCAGGTGAGGGGCTCCTCCTGTCAGGGTGTGCCCAGGCTGAAAATGACTCCCAGCCCAGAGTCCCAGCCTCTGCCCagggccaggcagagggaggcTGGGACCTAGAGCCTTGGGCTCCTGCATATGCTCAGGCTGTCGGCTTCTGAATCAGCTGCGGGGCCAGAAGGCTAAAACTTCATGGATCTGGGAATTCAGCAGTCTGGGTTTCTGATCTGGAGTGTTCCACCGAGAGCAAGAGGCAGCTCCTAGGAGCAGGACAGTCTGCTCCCCACCAGCATTCTGCCTCCTGAGAGGAATCCATCTCAGTATCCCGCCCACACCAGCTAGGGTCTCTTGGTGACAGACACCTGTTGCCTCCCCTCCCTGGGCTCCCTGCACTCTCAGTCTACCTGGCTTCTGACCTGTAGGTCCCTTCACTGAGTCATGGTGATGAGCAGCCTCCAGCTCCCATCTTTGCACACTCCGGTTCCCAGCAGAGCCCACTTGCGGGAGGAGTTCTCTGCAGCTCATCCTGGATGGAGGATGGCTTCATTACATCCCTCTTGCTTAGATTAGGTTAAGAGTACCCCAGGCCGCATACAGTTGGTGTCTCTGAGCCTGAAAGGAGCACTCTGACTCAGTCTCCACCGCCCCCTGCTGGTGCTGGTAATGCTGATGGCTTCTCCTCAGTGACTATAAGAAGGTTGCAGGCATCTGGCTTTTGCAGTTGGAAGGAACCTTAGCAACCAAGGTGCGCCCCTCGTTCTGTGGCTTCCTCAGGACATGCAGCCTCCAGCCACTTGGAACTACTGGTAGTTGCCTCACCTCAGGACTAAGCTTTTTCATCTGACTGCTGGGCCCTCCCCACACCTGCCCCACAGCATCTCAGGTTCTGCTAACCCAGCCCTTAGCTCACTGGGTCCCCTTGTCCCTGCCTTGGAGGACACCATAGAGTCTCATTCACCTGCTGCCCAGTCTTGGCTTGGCATAGCAGACAAGCTCGGTCGCCTCTGTGGGCACTCATACCTCTGAGGGAACCCATTTCACGTCTAATATAAAGGCTGTCTTTGGGCCAGTGGCTAAGCATGGTGCTAGGAGCCTTCCCTGCGTTATCTCATTTCTCCCCACAGTACCTCATTGTCCACACATGCTCAATAAGGAGATGGGCTCTGAGGGGTTCGACAGCTCACCCTGGTACACTGCTAGTGAGCCTCAGGCTGAGGCTTTGAACCCAGGCTTGTTGGACTCCAAATGGCCTTTCCACCATTTTATGTTGCCTCCCTGACAGGAAGCTTCTTCATAGTAATTCCCCCACGTGTGCTTCAGTTCAGCACCTGGGGCCACAGCTGGTATGTCTGTGCCCCACCTGAGAGGCCCTTCAGAGGGGAGGGACAGGGACCTCAGCCTTGCTCTGCTGTCTTAGAGAGCAGCCCCCACTGCTCTGCACAGAACTGGCCCCCGGCCACACCCTTCCCTGCAGCCTCCGCATCACACTTCCTCCCAAGGGTGCTCTGTGTCCTGTGGAGCCTGGCCTGCTGCCATGTGGGCGTCacagccccagccctgccaagCCTGGCACCTGACCTTTTGAGGCTGCACATGGGATGGAAGCCCACTCCTGGGACTTACAGCCCTGCCAGGTTGTGCCAGAGGCCAGCATCTTGAGGCTTTGAGAGAGTCCTGCAAGTCACTGATGTGTAGTCATCTTGGCAGGTGTTTCTTGAGCACTGACCACGGGCCGGGGCCATGCCATGCCCATGCCAGGCCCGCAGAAAGACAGCAGCACCTCCGGAAAGAATGCACGACCGAAGTCAGAAGACAGAATCTCCAGTCAGGCCAATACTGGTCACCTGCTCACTTGTGACTGTGAACAACTCATTTACCCTGTCTGGGTCTGTTTCCTCCCCTGTCGAGTGAGGAAAAATTCTCAGTCTCAGGGCTTTGAAAATGGAAGCGGCCACGGTGTGTTCCGAGCTCTAATCAGCTGAATGCTCTTCCCTGCTGAGACCTCAGACCAGGCAGGGTGCACGCGGATCCCCTGGGGCCCAGTCTCTGCCCTGCTCTGAGTGGTGGGCAAAGCCATGAGGAGGCTGCTGCCCGCGGGGCTGGCCCACCTGGGCTCCGCGTCTCCAAGAgtgccccccagccccacctgcagcATTAGCCGCCTcctgctctgccctctgctggctctTGGTGTTCAATACAAGGGGATCATTCCCAGAGGAAGATAAGGGAGTTTGACATCAGTCAGCCCTCACGGTTTATCCTGGTAAACAGGTTTTGACTTGCTGGCTGTGCTCATTCATATTATATATTcatccattttttaaatgtctattgAGGGCCTACTTTGTGTCAGGCTCTGGATTAGAGGCTAAGGGTCCAGAGTGAGCATAAACAGGCGTGGTCTCTCTTCTCTCATGGACCTTAAGGtctaggaggggagagagagttaAACAGATGGTCATGGGTGTGCATTGCAGAAAAAGGGGGCTCTGTGAGTGAATGACAGAGAGCCTGCTCCCAGAccagggtcagggaaggcttccctgaggaggtgatgCCTGAGCTGGACTCTGCAGGATGTGTGGAGGTTAATGGGAGGGGGCTGCAGTCGTGAGCGCAGTCCAGGCAGTGGGACAGCTGGAGCAAGGCCCCTGTGGCAAGAGGGCATGCGGCATGTACAGGGCACTGAGAGAGCGGGTGTGGCTGGGACCTGGGGTGCTGGGAGCTGAGGAGTGTGCAGTGAGGCTGAGGCCGAGGGGAAGGGAGGTGGAGGAGCCAGACTGGCACAAGAACGCTGGTCTTGGTCTTAAGAGCAATGAGAAACCGTTCAAGGACTTTGAGCAGGTTGGGGTTCTGATGTGTGGAGAATTTGGAGGCCACCTGCTGTGACCCTTCCGAGACCTCTCTGTTGGTGTGTGCAGCTCCTTGTATCCCGGAGTTATTCTCCTGCCTCAGGGTGCTCTGGCACCCAGGCTGCCGTGGGCTCGTCCCATGAGGGCGGGTGCAGGATCCCTGGATTGCTTGCCCTAGTTGTGGTCTCTTCTAGGAGATGTAGCCTTTTCTGTCTTCATCCGCCATCTTCAATGACCCACATTCTCCCAGACGCTCTTCCTCCCACTGCCTAGGCTCAGACAGTTTGCTGGCCCAGAGCTTTGACTGTTCTGCTTCTTGGTTGATCCTGGGGGTCATACTGGGCTGGGGGGTGCCACCTCCTTCCAGCTTGGCCTGCCCTGGGCACCTCTGCCTGGTAGAGATGGGTGGTACAGATGGTGGGGGTGGATTGTGGGGGTGGATCTGGGAAATATTCTGGTATGTGTGTTTGAGTTGGAGCCCTAGTCTCACCTGgtgcccatttctctctctctctctctgtctcctgagCAGTTCAAGAGGCTGACTCACTTGCCAGTGTGCAGCTTGGAGCTGCCCACCCAACAGCACCAGCCTCAGCCAAGAGAACCAAGGCAGCAGCCGCAGCGGGGGGCCAGGGTGGGGCCTCTAGGAAGGAGAAGAAGGGGAAGCACAAAGGTTGGCTTGCCTTCATTACAGTCTTCCTCAGGAGGCCTGGCCCCCACTGTAGCGTTGGGGGTGGGCTTATCCTCCAGACTTGGAGGTGAGGGACAGGGTGGGAAGCCTCAGTGAAGGCACAAAATGGCGCTCAGGGCCCGCACCCAGCTGGCTCACAGGCCTCATCTAGCTCATGGGGGCCTTGGCTGGGCCATGGGTGTGGGCAGGCCCTCCATACTGCCAAGAAGTGAAGTCCAGCTCAGCTGTGACCCAGGAAGCCCGTCCCCCACCGCACTCTCTACCTCCATCCTGACCCAGGACACTCCCTCCAGTGGGGCGCACGGCCTCCCAGGCACTGGCCCCATGCCTGTGCAGCACTCACTCAACGTGTGGGCTTCCTCGACCCTCCATTCCAGTCCCAATTCCAGAGACTTCCAGTCTGTTCCCTCTGCTCCCCTCTTTCCAGAAAAGATCCCGAGAGATCAAGGACAGTTATGGTGGCCCCTGCCCCGAGGCCGGTCTCTGTTGGCTGGACGCCTTGTTTCCTCAGCCCTTGTGCCTGGGCGGAGATTTCCAGGCCTCAGGGTCACGGTTGGACAGTGGTATGTCACAGTCCCTAGGCTGCTGGAGCTGACTGCAGCATTTGGGGCATAGCCCAACCAGGCAGGGTGGCCGCCACCTGTGTGGGCCAGGCCTTGCTTCTGTTACTGAAGCTGTGGCAACTTGGGCAGGAAGGCCGACTTGTGGCATGGGAGGTCCTCCATTTGGGAAGGCGAGTGTCTGCCAACCTCAGTCTTTTTCAGGGGGCCCCATATGTTTGTAATGCCGTGTGTGAGTTACTGCGTGTGTCTGtccgtgagagagagagaggggtgggGCACATCAGCACCGATAACCGTAGCTGGCCAGGTCCGGGAACGAGTGGTGGCCCCGGCTGTGGTCTGGATTGTCCTTGTTCTCCATCTCGTCTTTTTCACTGTGCAGTTAGTTTTGTAGATGGCTGCCGTCTGCCTAGGGATGTGAGGCATTGCAAACCAACCCTCGGCAACTAATTTGGGGGAACAGCAGAAGAAATGAAGCCCATGTCCCTTCATAGCTTACCAATCATTAAGAGGCTGACAGCAGtcgttagtttttaaaaatcagttttgcaaataaagttttgcAGAGGGTCCCCCTACTCATCCCTCCCCCACTTCATGGACATCTGAGAATCCAggctttcccctcccctccccacccctggacGGGACTCAGGAGTGTCCGTGGCCTGCAGGCACCAGCGGGCCAGCAGCACTGGCAGAAGACAAGTCTGAGGCCCGAGACCCGGTGCAGATCCTGACTGTGGGCCAGTCGGACCACGCCCAGGACGCCGGGGAAACAGCAGCTGGTGGGGGCGCACAGCCCAGCGGGCAGGATCTCCGTGCCAAGATGCAGAGAAAGGGTGAGCCCCGTGGAGGTCCAGTGACACCCCCAAAGCTCAGTTCTAGGTTCTCAGATGTACCTTTCTTGGGGAGCATGGCCTTCCTGTGTCTGTTCCAGCCTCGCCCAGGCCCTGGTGGGGGGTACActtggagaccaaggagaaacTTGGGCAGGGGCCCCTGATGAGGCCAAGTTAAGGGAAAGAAGTGTGAACCAGGGTAACCaaccagccccagcccagcccagccctgtctctccccagctcctgccGCCGGCGAGGCCCAGGTTTGGGGACagatttcctttctctttgaTTCGTTTGAAaaagcttttgcaaaatgttcctGCTGTGTCTGCTGAGCTAGGGGAAGCAGGGCCAGGACGCCAAGAGGCACGGCAGATCCTCCCGGGAAACCTGTTGCCCAGGTTCCCCACCATAAGGCCTGCCCCAGGGAGGTGGCAGAGGGAAGCCTGGCAGTGCCACACCTTCTGAGGAATTGGATCAGGGACGGCTTCCTGGAGAAAGGGCTGTTGAGGCAACTTGAGGCTGGGGATGGCATTCCGGGTGGGCAGAAGCATGTAGTCAGAGGGCCCTGGgcaggctggggagaggaggagtcGGTGGGCCCCACACCAACTCAGGCTGAGTAAGGAGCTAGGCCTTTCCCGAGACATTCCGTGGCCCATGCCAGCCAAGGCCTCTAATAGGCCTGAGGCCAGAAATGGAGGCTCCCAGTGCGGGGTCAGCTCAGCTCAGGTCTTAGGACACAGGAGACAGGACACCGACTGCTAGAGAGGAGGGGGTCTGATGGAAGCACCCACCCaaggctggggcagggggtgtACCCAGAGGATTGTGACCAGCCCCAGCTCATGTATGCATCTGAGAGAGTGTGTGTCCTTGTGTGTATCTGGATATATGTGTGGGAGTATGTGTGAATGCATGTGTGTACATacggctgtgtgtgtgtgtgtgtgagagtctGTCCGTGAACAGGTGTCTGAGTGTGTATATGTGACCACTCATCTCTTCCTGCTCCTCTGCCTGGCCTAGGCGTCTCCAGCAGCATGAGCtttgaagaggaagaggaagatgaggacGAGAACAGCTCCAGCTCCTCCCAGCTAAACAGCAACACCCGCCCCAGCTCTGCTACTAGCAGGAAGTCCATCAAGGTGAGTGAGGAGCTTTCATGCCCAGTAGGAGGGTAGATGGCAGTGTTCGGAGGGCTGGTCATCCAGGATGGAGGGGGAATGAATGTAAAGAAATGATGGAGAGTTGGCTTTTCTGGAGCCAGAGGCTGGGCCCAGATGGCTATCCAGCTTCTCTGGCCTGGGCTCTTCTGTCCTCCCACCCTGCCTGCCATTCTCTTCAGCCAGGCCAGGAGCAGGGGGGAGCTGGAGTTGGACAGGATGACCTCTGAGAACCTGCCCGtatcccccactccacccccagggATTGCGGAGGTGAGGGAAGGGCTGGGAAGTTAGCTGCTGACGCCAGGGCCAGGATGGCCAGGCCCACATCTCAGGGACCCTGCCCTATCTCCCACCACCACATCGGGGGCCGCTTTGGACCCCAGACCATCAGTTTCAGCTGCTCAGAGTCCTTGGGCTCACGCTCCTCTTCTCCCCTATAGGAGGCAGCCTCAGCCCCCAGCCCGACAGCCCCAGAGCCTTCGGTGGATGTTGAGGTCCAGGATCTGGAGGAGTTTGCACTGAGACCAGCCCCCCAGGGTATCACCATCAAGTGCCGCATCACGCGGGACAAGAAGGGGATGGACCGGGGCATGTACCCCACCTACTTTCTGCATCTGGACCGCGAGGATGGGAAGAAGGTGAGGTTGGCCTGGACGTGCAGTTTCACCTAGGCAGGCTTGAGGTCCTAGGGGCTGGAACGTGACTGGAAGCTTCAGATCCAACGCTGACCTTCCAGTTCCCCCAGAGACAGAAGCCTCCATGCCTGGTCGGTGCATACCTTTGTGTTTGCCagtgcacttgtgtgtgtgtgcacatatatgtGTTCGGGAGTTGAAGCAAGAGAGAGTCACTCGTGTGAGCGTGGGCATTTGAGTGGCACTATGATTGTGTGCAGACCAGAGGCTGGGCCTGGAACGTGACCTTGCTCCACTCCCCAAGGTGTTCCTCctggctggaaggaagagaaagaagagtaaAACTTCCAATTACCTCATCTCCGTGGACCCAACAGACTTGTCTCGAGGCGGGGACAGCTACATCGGGAAACTGCGGTATCAGCTCTCTCCCGCCAAGTaggcagggtgggagggaggggcaggggctggctCTCGGGAGAGGCATGTCTCGTCCCTGAA
Coding sequences within:
- the TUB gene encoding tubby protein homolog isoform X3 gives rise to the protein MTSKPHSDWIPYSVLDDEGSNLRQQKLDRQRALLEQKQKKKRQEPLMVQANADGRPRSRRARQSEEQAPLVESYLSSSGSTSYQGTSGPAALAEDKSEARDPVQILTVGQSDHAQDAGETAAGGGAQPSGQDLRAKMQRKGVSSSMSFEEEEEDEDENSSSSSQLNSNTRPSSATSRKSIKEAASAPSPTAPEPSVDVEVQDLEEFALRPAPQGITIKCRITRDKKGMDRGMYPTYFLHLDREDGKKVFLLAGRKRKKSKTSNYLISVDPTDLSRGGDSYIGKLRSNLMGTKFTVYDNGVNPQKASSSTLESGTLRQELAAVCYETNVLGFKGPRKMSVIVPGMNMVHERVSIRPRNEHETLLARWQNKNTESIIELQNKTPVWNDDTQSYVLNFHGRVTQASVKNFQIIHGNDPDYIVMQFGRVAEDVFTMDYNYPLCALQAFAIALSSFDSKLACE
- the TUB gene encoding tubby protein homolog isoform X1, which translates into the protein MTSKPHSDWIPYSVLDDEGSNLRQQKLDRQRALLEQKQKKKRQEPLMVQANADGRPRSRRARQSEEQAPLVESYLSSSGSTSYQVQEADSLASVQLGAAHPTAPASAKRTKAAAAAGGQGGASRKEKKGKHKGTSGPAALAEDKSEARDPVQILTVGQSDHAQDAGETAAGGGAQPSGQDLRAKMQRKGVSSSMSFEEEEEDEDENSSSSSQLNSNTRPSSATSRKSIKEAASAPSPTAPEPSVDVEVQDLEEFALRPAPQGITIKCRITRDKKGMDRGMYPTYFLHLDREDGKKVFLLAGRKRKKSKTSNYLISVDPTDLSRGGDSYIGKLRSNLMGTKFTVYDNGVNPQKASSSTLESGTLRQELAAVCYETNVLGFKGPRKMSVIVPGMNMVHERVSIRPRNEHETLLARWQNKNTESIIELQNKTPVWNDDTQSYVLNFHGRVTQASVKNFQIIHGNDPDYIVMQFGRVAEDVFTMDYNYPLCALQAFAIALSSFDSKLACE
- the TUB gene encoding tubby protein homolog isoform X2, which translates into the protein MPMPGPQKDSSTSGKNARPKSEDRISSQANTGHLLTCDCEQLIYPVWVCFLPCRVRKNSQSQGFENGSGHVQEADSLASVQLGAAHPTAPASAKRTKAAAAAGGQGGASRKEKKGKHKGTSGPAALAEDKSEARDPVQILTVGQSDHAQDAGETAAGGGAQPSGQDLRAKMQRKGVSSSMSFEEEEEDEDENSSSSSQLNSNTRPSSATSRKSIKEAASAPSPTAPEPSVDVEVQDLEEFALRPAPQGITIKCRITRDKKGMDRGMYPTYFLHLDREDGKKVFLLAGRKRKKSKTSNYLISVDPTDLSRGGDSYIGKLRSNLMGTKFTVYDNGVNPQKASSSTLESGTLRQELAAVCYETNVLGFKGPRKMSVIVPGMNMVHERVSIRPRNEHETLLARWQNKNTESIIELQNKTPVWNDDTQSYVLNFHGRVTQASVKNFQIIHGNDPDYIVMQFGRVAEDVFTMDYNYPLCALQAFAIALSSFDSKLACE
- the TUB gene encoding tubby protein homolog isoform X4, whose product is MTSKPHSDWIPYSVLDDEGSNLRQQKLDRQRALLEQKQKKKRQEPLMVQANADGRPRSRRARQSEEQAPLVESYLSSSGSTSYQVQEADSLASVQLGAAHPTAPASAKRTKAAAAAGGQGGASRKEKKGKHKGVSSSMSFEEEEEDEDENSSSSSQLNSNTRPSSATSRKSIKEAASAPSPTAPEPSVDVEVQDLEEFALRPAPQGITIKCRITRDKKGMDRGMYPTYFLHLDREDGKKVFLLAGRKRKKSKTSNYLISVDPTDLSRGGDSYIGKLRSNLMGTKFTVYDNGVNPQKASSSTLESGTLRQELAAVCYETNVLGFKGPRKMSVIVPGMNMVHERVSIRPRNEHETLLARWQNKNTESIIELQNKTPVWNDDTQSYVLNFHGRVTQASVKNFQIIHGNDPDYIVMQFGRVAEDVFTMDYNYPLCALQAFAIALSSFDSKLACE